TCAACGGCGACGGCCATGGTATTTGAATCCTAAATTGAGGCAAAaggggatttagggtttgtggaTGCTGCTGTAGAAGGGAGTTTTATTATGGCTGGTTGTGGGTATAAATACATGCTGAAGGTTGGAATTTATTCAATATGTAAATTTACTTTTCATTCATCCGTGAAGTGatgtatttatataacgtcctACTCAATCTTGATAGGAACAGGAAACttataattttcttgttttttattttattgagagaAAACAGGAAActtataattgtttttattttttaagggaAACATGATGAAAACTTATGGCTGTTTTTGAATATGTGtatggtatatatatgtaccaCTTACTTTTCTAATTTGGTATTCTATTTAGTTTCCCTTTAAAAATTCCTAGTGTTAcctgtttgtttcttttgttaccctttttatgaattttttttttttgttttgggtttgcTGGTGGGATTGGGTTTTCGAGCCAATTTAGGAAGTGATTTAGTTCAAAGCCCTATATAATTTACcttctttgattttattgCTTCACTCTCGTTAATCAAAGGTGCTGGTGGACTAGATCTCTCTCTGACTCCATCGTTTTTGCTTCATTGTCCAAGATTATCAAAGGTTACCTTATGGTTTCTAAgttatattttagttttttatttgtttgtgggctgattaaaagattaaatgtttgtttgtttatatcTTTTATTGCAGATTACTTTCATTGTGGAGAATTCTTTTCGGTAAATAATGAAGGATCAGAAagagttttttcattttgttgaaaCGTTGCatgatgaaaatgataaaCATAACCAGGTCATTGGTGCTGGGGTTTATCTTTACAGTTTCAAGTTTAGTCCTAATATTTTTCAAGATTTTTATGAGGggtatttatattttgaaagtGACGGCAAAGAAGTCCAGAATGTGGCGTTTGTAAAAGTTGTTGGAGAACATGCTGATGTGAAGGCAAAAGAAGTATTTCATAGGACTCGTATAGCTATTGAAAATGTTGTTTTACAGCCGTGGACGTATTTGTTCTCCCAACAAAAGGACTTTTCCGAATTGCCTCATGATACAGAGTTGAGGAAGGGAATATGGAGTCTATGTTATGATCGCTTCGAACACAATCTTAAAGATTGGACGAAGCTGGAAAGCCAAAGCCTAAAGGAATTGCTTATAATGATAAACTTAAACTACCTATCAAGACTGGCGATGGTCGTCTTAACGACTTTTGGCGTAATTCTATAAGGTAGGTggttatattttgttaaaattggTCGTAGTagttttgtttagttttaattgtatttgacataaattttttgtacTATTTGTAGTAAGTTGATTTCTGGTGTATGTTGCATCCATTCCAATGGGTTATATCATGGTAAGTTGCGTTTGCGGAGtaattatgtatttataaGCGAATGTCTGAAGATAATCAACGTTGAGGGATCTTTGGATAAGTTAAAAAGTGATGATGAACGATGTATGGAGAACAAAAAAGATATTTCGGACATTTTATGGACGTTGGACCAAGTGTTTCAATCGCTAGGGGAGAACAAAAATAGTTGGTTGGAATGTCACCACTTCTTTGAGTTTGTCAAAGATTCTAAGACTTTGAAATTGTGGTACGTTCTCTAtctctttcattttattttattttatcgatcttttttcttttttacttcatttctttcttatatatatatatatatattggttggtattttcAGCTATGATGATTTTGTCAAAAAAGTGGTGGGTCATCCGTTTTTGTTAAGCGCTGATAAAAGGATGAATCTCTTTGACAATTATGAGTGTAAAAGAACGGATGCAAATACTAAGAAAAGTGTCAAATTTGCTTTGGCATCATCTGAATTTGATATGTTCAAATCCTGGAACAATGCTTTCCTTGCATCAACTggtattatttttatttattatttattttcaattacaaGCTATTGGGAGGAGAAATTATACAGTACTACTGTAGCACCCGCTGGCATTGCTGATTGGTACTACGAGCCAATAAAATTCAGACATGTGTACCCGATGGCATCAATGTTAACCATAAGGATAAGTTATCTGAACCGAAAAAAAACAATCCAGAGATTAATTACCAACATTAGGACTGTGGAATGCCTTGCCAAAAGCTTGAGGTAATCCGACGGTGGCTTTAGATCATAATTGCTTCAATCTTAGGTCGAaaatttttgtgcaattttAGGTTGACTTTGGGTGCAAATAAGGTGTTAGAAAGGCTAACAGAAGTGTTGACCGGTAGAAGGGCTACCTGTTAACCTTGATAATGCAAGTCTACCAATCATAGGTATTCTTCCCTTCACATAGATACCATAAACTTTGTCTGAGTAAATTCTATGCCAGAAATATCCATCACTAGTTGCATCTATTTCCTAATTCAGGATCGCCAAAGTTCAGTAGATTTCGACAGGGACAAAACTTATACTGGTTCCACAACACATGTATGTACCCTGTATCTTTTTCATCATTCCTTTAGAAGCCCCGTTTCCAAATGTTACACTATTTTGCAGAAAGGGGGCatgcaaacaaagaaaagatacTTGGATTTCGAATCATAGCGAAAAATTACAACGCGGAATCTGGACCGTTTAAAATTCGATCCCAGAATTTACAAAATTAACCCCCGAATCCGTACAAGGTCCTGCCCTGCCTCTTGAGCGCGTAGACAACATCCATGGCGGTCACCGTCTTCCTCCGAGCGTGCTCGGTGTAGGTCACGGCGTCGCGAATCACGTTCTCCAAGAAGATCTTGAGAACACCTCTGGTCTCTTCGTAGATGAGGCCGCTGATTCTCTTCACGCCTCCTCTTCTGGCGAGCCTTCGAATCGCAGGCTTGGTGATGCCCTGGATGTTGTCTCTAAGGACCTTACGGTGCCGTTTAGCTCCGCCCTTGCCCAGGCCCTTGCCTCCCTTTCCACGGCCAGACATCTTCGAAGCTTACGGCGTCGTTTTGCAGATGGAGTTACAGAGAATGTGAGATGATTGTGCGGTGTGGTAATGGGATGAGTAGGAGGAGTCTATTTATAGCGGGAGCGGGTGAAGGCGTTGATccttgggtttgggtttggatGATTTTGAGACGTTGATAAAGTGGGATCGATGGTGGGTGTTGTCTGGGAATACGCGTGGCTTGGATcgtggttttgttttgtggcGGGATATGAAACTTTGTTGGGCGTGTAAAGATTTCGGAAATTTAAACTGGGAATTTTGATATTTACTATTCGAATAAAAAGGGGATTTCCCGCTATTTCAAAGTACAGTTTTTTCCTGTCAAATAAAATGGCGGGCGGCATGCTTTTTCATTTCCTGCCCTTTTTTGGGTGAtggatttttaaattttaaatcttGACACGTGACGAGATGGGAACTAGGAccatttgaaaaaattaatagtaTGGCCGCGCGGTtatatttggattttttatataataaaaatagtatagccgtcaGGCTAAATCAgggtttttattaaaaatattatagccgcgcggctgtactatttttgaCGGTTGGCAAACTAGGCGACAATGccagtcaatttttttttgttttataaatagtatagccgcgccgCTATACTTCGattcattttatataataaaaacgtatagccgcccgactatactattttttgaCACGGAGCACCGACGACAGGCCGgtctataataaaaataatatagctGACCGGCTATATCCggtatatttttataaagagAGTGTAGCCCAACTCATTCCTCTCTTGTGTACtgagtttattttattgcctAAGTTACTCATTCTTCTCCGTAATCTCATCGACCTGAATCAAACCACCATAACTCTCAACGTCTACGGACTATATAGTTTTCCCCCCACTTGCCCCTATTTTGCTTAATATAAAACGAAATTAGAGggaaaattaatgaaaaagaaacGTCACTCGACCCAAGCTAGCACTCAAATTTCACAAACAGCACCGTCAAATCGAAAGAAGACAATCAATCAATGGTCCAATAATAACTTAATTAAAAACTAATGGAAGAAAATTCCAATTCCGTCAAAACCAAATGGTTGAAGCACAAACTACTCGAtcctttgtttaatttttctctttcaatcgCTACGCCACCCGGTGACAAGCCAACAAAACAGTAATTCTTGCTCATATTAATTATGAATCTTTTAGCATCTAATTGAAACCTCActttccaaataaaaagatattcgtaatattttattattcttagCTTCTTCTTACTTCCTCTAACAATGTAAATGTCTTTGCCTAGAATCTTTAACCGATTAACAAAATCAACCAGAATTTTGGCAATCTTCCAAGTAAAAACATTAATGCCCGTAAAATCAATATTATCTTCGAAAATTTTCTCTTCACTGTTCTGATCAATAAATTGTTTATCAAAATTACTTTGAACACCCAAACAAAATAGTAAAAATGCTAGtatcaataaattcaaatttaagaaTATGTAACATACAGGTGAATTAAATGGTAGCAAACAAGGAGAGAGAATATGTAACAAAGAGATATAAAACCTGCTGTAGCCTCAAGATAGCCTAACAATGGAGAGAGTATGTTCCAAGCAAGTATCTTTGAATAGTAAACGTGACCAAAGGATAATTTTATATAGTAAACAAGGAACATTAATTCAATATccttaacaaaaacaaatacaaaatagcCAATAATGGCCTAGATGACAGTAATTAAAATGACTCAATAAACTGTAATCCCTCTATCCATCCACTTTTTAGAATAAAAAATTCCGTTTGCAGTCTTTGGGTTTTTTTCTGATTGATTTTTCATGCTACATGGAGGCTTTCTCATGCTGTGTAGCAGCTATTTCGTGCTTGCTTCTTCCTGCAAAACTCAATTACACTCAAAGGCTAATAAAAACACTTATAGACATGCAAACAATTCAGTCTCTATTGATTCATGGtcattaaacaaataaaataatttcatgtAAACACATTCATTTTACCTCCCACATAAAAGAACTCTCATCCAGAATGatttcatcttcttgttttggctGCTTTGTGCTAGCTGCACTCTCTGCTTCTACGGGTTCATAATCCGCATACTCTCTGAGAGTCATAATCAtcataaacaacaaaattcaaccTACAAATTAATGTTATTGATGAAAATACGAGAAATGTGAAGCAAACTTACGGAGTAAAGCAGAGCCTAAGGCTAAACCAATTACGGGTCTCAATATTCATAGGAAGAACCGTTGAATGTAAGGTCTCAATCATATGTCTTCTTCCTTGAACAATTTGAAACGTGGTGATACAAACATGTTGAACCTCATCACATTCTTTGTTAGTGGCAGTCTTCACATGAACAAAGTCTTGGTTCCCTAGATGAACCAAATAGGCACTCACAAGTTCACCAAATTGCAATGGCGGATCCGCAATCTCAAGGCCGTTCAATTTAAACAGTTGGACCAGTGAATATGTAGTACCACCGTCATCATCTTCTTTCCTCTTCAATGAGTATGCTATAATCTCCTCCGCATTATACAAATTTATGGCATAGATAGTCTGGCCTACAACCACGGCCCTCCCTCGGAAAGGAGTAGAAGTGTCAACTTCCACTCGTATCCAATCCTTTCTAGCCACGTGAAAAGCAACGACATCCAAGTTTCGATGCATGTCAGACAATTGATACAAAATAAGGCTATAACAAACGGCATAACCAGTTACCATCATGATAAATCTATAGGAAAATGGAAACAAAGGCATTCGCACCCAATCCTTCTTATCAGGATTGTATTTCCCAAAACCTAGACTCTGACTTCGTATCCAGGGCCATCTctcttcaagaaaataaactGTGCCATATGCCGAAACAAAAGTTCCACGCGGCCTAAATTTTACTGCAGACTCTGTCAAAGGATCTAAATTCCCAGTTTTCGTATTAAGGATAAACCCTCCAAATGACCTAAGGCGAAGTTTATCCGAACCCTCCTCTGTAAATACATATAGTTGGGAGCGTTCGAAAATCCTTGCAGCCCGAACGTTAAAACTACTGAACTTGGCTACAGGTTCAGGTGCTCCCATATCCTTAAGTTCTCCTCCGAATTTGAACTTAATTTCATATATTGCATCAGTGTATTTGCCCCGAACGAAACTTACCATTAAAAACACAGATTTATCTTTCCTTTGATTCACTGTCATCCCCTCC
The Prunus dulcis chromosome 2, ALMONDv2, whole genome shotgun sequence DNA segment above includes these coding regions:
- the LOC117617673 gene encoding histone H4 is translated as MSGRGKGGKGLGKGGAKRHRKVLRDNIQGITKPAIRRLARRGGVKRISGLIYEETRGVLKIFLENVIRDAVTYTEHARRKTVTAMDVVYALKRQGRTLYGFGG
- the LOC117618368 gene encoding uncharacterized protein LOC117618368, producing MAAAVDSTSGQDHALTLASRQDELMRKTSKIKKSLHKIWEMEKSLGELARIWEMENSQGELGEKEKYQPTLLALLDLKKLISKELCLLRPNRAGSCKHGAIHPYPSLPMEGMTVNQRKDKSVFLMVSFVRGKYTDAIYEIKFKFGGELKDMGAPEPVAKFSSFNVRAARIFERSQLYVFTEEGSDKLRLRSFGGFILNTKTGNLDPLTESAVKFRPRGTFVSAYGTVYFLEERWPWIRSQSLGFGKYNPDKKDWVRMPLFPFSYRFIMMVTGYAVCYSLILYQLSDMHRNLDVVAFHVARKDWIRVEVDTSTPFRGRAVVVGQTIYAINLYNAEEIIAYSLKRKEDDDGGTTYSLVQLFKLNGLEIADPPLQFGELVSAYLVHLGNQDFVHVKTATNKECDEVQHVCITTFQIVQGRRHMIETLHSTVLPMNIETRNWFSLRLCFTPEYADYEPVEAESAASTKQPKQEDEIILDESSFMWEEEASTK